From Streptomyces qinzhouensis, one genomic window encodes:
- a CDS encoding Na+/H+ antiporter → MEQVALVLGLMFGAVVTVPLGDRLDLPAPVLMTLVGAGVAFLPFVPNVDIPPEFILPLVLPPLLYAAVQRTSWRQFTAHRRPILLLAVALVFVTTAAVAFVVNAIVPGLPIAAAVALGALVAPPDPVAATAVAGRLGLPRRLVSILEGEGLFNDVTAIVLYHVAIAAAVTGSFSLPSAAWQLVLSAVVAVAVGVATGWLSNRLMGYLGDATLQVGLTLMVPFVSYVVAEELHGSGVLAVLTTALFLAEHAADADDVMGRLAGNTFWGIVDILVTGAAFGLIGLELRNVFGTADGHVLRMLGWGAITTAVVIGVRLLWLLPATWLAQRLHGKRDYDEDIPVSWRETVVVWWSGMRGVASVALALAIPLTTDDGSPFPGRDEIVFIAFVVILSTLLLQGLTLPWLVKRLGVRADTDEERELEHRLALRAAQAARHRLREIEEVEELPEELSERLHRTAYEVGARISPDLVDEGRRDFHARRVQRLRTVQRIQREMLSAARHEVLAARSEPGANPEIVDRVLRHLDVRSLR, encoded by the coding sequence GTGGAGCAGGTCGCCTTGGTGTTGGGGCTCATGTTCGGGGCCGTCGTGACCGTCCCCCTCGGGGACCGGCTCGACCTGCCCGCGCCCGTGCTGATGACACTCGTCGGCGCGGGCGTCGCGTTTCTCCCCTTCGTACCGAATGTCGATATCCCGCCCGAGTTCATCCTGCCGCTCGTACTGCCGCCCCTGCTCTACGCGGCCGTGCAGCGCACCTCCTGGCGGCAGTTCACCGCCCATCGCCGCCCGATCCTGCTGCTCGCGGTCGCCCTGGTCTTCGTGACGACGGCCGCGGTCGCGTTCGTCGTGAACGCGATCGTCCCCGGGCTGCCGATCGCCGCCGCGGTCGCCCTCGGCGCGCTGGTCGCGCCCCCGGACCCGGTCGCCGCGACCGCGGTCGCCGGGCGGCTGGGGCTGCCCCGGCGGCTGGTGTCGATCCTGGAAGGGGAAGGGCTGTTCAACGACGTCACGGCGATCGTGCTGTACCACGTGGCGATCGCCGCCGCCGTCACCGGCTCCTTCTCACTGCCGTCGGCGGCCTGGCAGCTCGTCCTCTCGGCGGTCGTCGCCGTCGCGGTCGGGGTGGCCACCGGCTGGCTCTCCAACCGGCTGATGGGATATCTGGGGGATGCCACGCTCCAGGTGGGGCTCACCCTCATGGTGCCGTTCGTGAGCTATGTCGTCGCCGAGGAACTGCACGGCTCCGGGGTGCTCGCCGTCCTCACCACCGCCCTCTTCCTCGCCGAGCACGCGGCCGACGCGGACGATGTGATGGGACGGCTGGCCGGAAACACCTTCTGGGGCATCGTGGACATCCTGGTCACCGGCGCCGCCTTCGGACTGATCGGCCTGGAGCTGCGCAATGTCTTCGGCACGGCCGACGGCCATGTGCTGCGGATGCTCGGCTGGGGCGCGATCACCACAGCCGTGGTGATCGGGGTACGGCTGCTCTGGCTGCTGCCCGCGACCTGGCTCGCCCAGAGGCTGCACGGCAAACGGGACTACGACGAGGACATCCCGGTCTCCTGGCGGGAGACGGTCGTGGTCTGGTGGTCCGGGATGCGAGGGGTCGCCTCCGTCGCACTGGCCCTCGCGATCCCGCTGACCACGGACGACGGCAGCCCCTTCCCGGGCCGCGACGAGATCGTCTTCATCGCCTTCGTGGTGATCCTGTCGACGCTGCTGCTCCAGGGCCTGACCCTGCCCTGGCTGGTGAAACGGCTCGGCGTACGGGCCGACACCGACGAGGAACGCGAACTGGAGCACCGGCTGGCGCTGCGCGCCGCCCAGGCCGCCCGGCACCGGCTCAGGGAGATCGAAGAGGTCGAGGAGCTCCCGGAGGAGCTCAGCGAGCGGCTGCACCGTACGGCGTACGAGGTGGGGGCACGGATCAGCCCGGACCTCGTCGACGAGGGGCGCCGCGACTTCCACGCCCGGCGGGTGCAACGGCTGCGGACGGTCCAGCGGATCCAGCGGGAAATGCTGTCGGCCGCCCGGCACGAGGTGCTCGCGGCCCGCAGCGAACCCGGCGCCAATCCGGAGATCGTGGACCGGGTACTGCGCCATCTGGACGTCCGCAGCCTGCGCTAG
- a CDS encoding RluA family pseudouridine synthase gives MSTLPEIRTLPVPDGLEGERVDAAISRMFGFSRTKAAELAAAGKVQVDGAVVGKSERVHGGAWLEVEMPQAPAPVQIVAEPVEGMEIVHDDDDIVVIVKPVGVAAHPSPGWTGPTVIGGLAAAGYRISTSGAAERQGIVHRLDVGTSGLMVVAKSERAYTLLKQQFRERTVDKRYHALVQGHPDPMSGTIDAPIGRHPNHDYKWAVTAEGKPSVTHYDLMEAFRAASLLDIKLETGRTHQIRVHMSAHRHPCVGDLTYGADPTMAKRLGLTRQWLHAVRLGFEHPSDGRWVEYASGYPEDLQSALDRIAAESA, from the coding sequence GTGAGTACGCTTCCCGAGATCCGCACCCTGCCCGTACCGGACGGCCTGGAGGGCGAGCGCGTCGACGCCGCCATCTCCCGGATGTTCGGTTTCTCCCGTACGAAGGCGGCGGAGCTGGCCGCGGCGGGGAAGGTGCAGGTCGACGGTGCCGTGGTCGGCAAGAGCGAACGGGTCCACGGCGGCGCGTGGCTCGAGGTCGAGATGCCGCAGGCGCCCGCGCCGGTGCAGATCGTGGCGGAGCCCGTCGAGGGCATGGAGATCGTCCACGACGACGACGACATCGTCGTGATCGTCAAGCCCGTCGGAGTCGCCGCGCACCCCAGCCCCGGCTGGACCGGCCCGACCGTGATCGGCGGGCTCGCCGCCGCGGGCTACCGGATCTCCACCTCCGGCGCCGCGGAGCGGCAGGGCATCGTGCACCGGCTCGACGTCGGCACCAGCGGGCTGATGGTCGTCGCCAAGTCCGAGCGGGCGTACACCCTGCTCAAGCAGCAGTTCCGGGAGCGCACGGTCGACAAGCGCTACCACGCGCTGGTGCAGGGACACCCCGACCCGATGAGCGGCACCATCGACGCGCCGATCGGCCGGCACCCCAACCACGACTACAAGTGGGCCGTGACCGCGGAGGGCAAGCCGTCGGTGACCCACTACGACCTGATGGAGGCCTTCCGGGCCGCCTCGCTGCTGGACATCAAGCTGGAGACCGGCCGGACCCACCAGATCCGGGTCCATATGTCCGCACACCGGCACCCCTGCGTGGGCGATCTCACCTACGGCGCGGATCCGACCATGGCGAAGCGGCTCGGCCTCACCCGGCAGTGGCTGCACGCGGTGCGGCTGGGCTTCGAGCACCCCTCGGACGGGCGCTGGGTGGAGTACGCGAGCGGATATCCGGAGGACCTTCAGTCGGCGCTGGACCGTATCGCGGCGGAGAGCGCGTAG
- the lspA gene encoding signal peptidase II codes for MAEAERIIGTPDNDAETGEAATPDEQPKGRRRIAVLLGVAVVAYLIDLISKTLVVAKLEHRPSIEIIGDLLKFTAVRNPGAAFGIGEAFTVIFTGIAAVVIIVIVRLARKLYSLPWAIALGLLLGGALGNLTDRIFRSPGVFKGAVVDFIAPAHFAVFNLADTAIVCGGILIVILSFRGLDPDGTVHKD; via the coding sequence GTGGCAGAGGCGGAGCGCATCATCGGTACGCCGGACAACGACGCCGAGACCGGCGAGGCGGCGACCCCCGACGAGCAGCCCAAGGGCCGGCGCAGGATCGCCGTACTCCTCGGTGTCGCCGTGGTGGCCTATCTGATCGACCTGATCAGCAAGACCCTGGTGGTCGCCAAGCTGGAGCACCGGCCGTCCATCGAGATCATCGGCGATCTGCTGAAGTTCACGGCGGTACGGAACCCGGGCGCCGCGTTCGGTATCGGTGAGGCCTTCACCGTGATCTTCACGGGCATCGCGGCCGTGGTGATCATCGTGATCGTCCGGCTGGCCCGGAAGCTCTACAGCCTGCCGTGGGCCATCGCCCTCGGACTGCTGCTCGGCGGTGCGCTGGGCAACCTCACCGACCGGATCTTCCGGTCCCCCGGGGTCTTCAAGGGCGCCGTCGTCGACTTCATCGCCCCCGCGCACTTCGCCGTCTTCAACCTGGCCGACACCGCGATCGTCTGCGGCGGCATCCTCATCGTGATCCTCTCCTTCCGGGGTCTGGACCCGGACGGAACCGTCCACAAGGACTGA
- a CDS encoding TraR/DksA family transcriptional regulator: MVAKKTAAKKTAATGAGAEEHAGEAAEKRPPPAKKAAKKAVKKAAKKVAKKVAETAAKEDAEEPAPSAGAPAKKTAKAAGAAETAKTARTVRTAKTAKAAKTAKKAVKQTGARTVGAKKTVAVGKSPTAVPTARAAAAPAEELAVRPGEEPWTPEEVAEARSVLTADIARLNAERVASEAALAGLMRDSGNGAGDDDADTGTKNITREHELSLAAKARETLEQTERALLRLDAGTYGICENCGKPIGKARMQAFPRATLCVECKQKQERRG, encoded by the coding sequence ATGGTGGCGAAGAAGACCGCTGCGAAGAAGACCGCTGCTACCGGAGCCGGGGCGGAGGAGCACGCGGGGGAGGCCGCCGAGAAGCGGCCGCCACCGGCGAAGAAGGCCGCGAAGAAGGCCGTGAAGAAAGCTGCGAAGAAGGTCGCGAAGAAGGTCGCCGAGACGGCGGCGAAGGAGGACGCCGAGGAGCCCGCGCCCTCCGCCGGGGCCCCGGCGAAGAAGACCGCGAAAGCCGCTGGAGCTGCAGAAACCGCAAAAACTGCAAGAACTGTAAGAACTGCAAAAACCGCGAAAGCCGCTAAAACTGCGAAAAAAGCCGTGAAGCAGACGGGAGCCAGGACAGTGGGAGCGAAGAAGACCGTGGCCGTCGGGAAGAGCCCCACGGCGGTACCCACCGCCCGCGCGGCGGCCGCACCCGCCGAGGAGCTGGCGGTACGGCCGGGTGAGGAGCCATGGACCCCCGAGGAGGTCGCCGAGGCCCGGTCCGTACTCACGGCCGACATCGCCCGGCTCAATGCCGAGCGCGTCGCCTCCGAGGCGGCCCTGGCCGGGCTCATGCGGGACTCCGGCAACGGCGCCGGCGACGACGACGCCGACACCGGCACCAAGAACATCACCCGCGAGCACGAACTGTCCCTGGCCGCGAAGGCCCGCGAGACGCTGGAGCAGACCGAGCGGGCCCTGCTGCGGCTCGACGCGGGGACCTACGGGATCTGCGAGAACTGTGGCAAGCCCATCGGGAAGGCCCGGATGCAGGCCTTCCCGCGGGCCACCCTGTGTGTGGAGTGCAAGCAGAAGCAGGAGCGCCGGGGCTGA
- the ileS gene encoding isoleucine--tRNA ligase, with the protein MTPPQYRPVPAQVDLPALEHAVLDFWRENKIFAQSLARSEGRPEWVFYEGPPTANGMPGAHHIEARVFKDVFPRFRTMRGYHVARKAGWDCHGLPVELAVEKELGFSGKQDIEAYGIAEFNAKCRESVTRHTDAFAELTERMGYWVDLDDAYWTMKPEYIDSVWWSLKQIFDKGLLVQDHRVAPWCPRCGTGLSDHELAQGYETVVDPSVYVRFPLTSGPLAGEAALLVWTTTPWTLVSNTAVAANPDVTYVVATDGTEKVVVAEPLLAKALGEGWEATGQSFTGAEMERWAYQRPFDLVEFPAPAHFVVNADYVTTEDGTGLVHQSPAFGEDDLKVCRAYGLPVVNPVRPDGTFEEDLPLVGGVFFKKADETLTADLGARGLLFRHLPYEHSYPHCWRCHTALLYYAQPSWYIRTTAVKDRLIEENENTNWFPDSVKHGRFGDWLNNNIDWALSRNRYWGTPLPIWHCEEGHLTCVGSRAELSELTGGDQSELDPHRPFIDDVTFDCPQCAGTATRVPEVIDAWYDAGSMPFAQWGYPYHNKELFEKRYPAQFISEAIDQTRGWFYTLMAVGTLVFDKSSYENVVCLGHILAEDGRKMSKHLGNILQPIPLMDQHGADAVRWFMAAGGSPWSARRVGHSTIQEVVRKTLLTYWNTVAFQALYARTAGWAPSAADPAPADRPVLDRWLLGELNTLIEQVTDAMEGYDTQRAGKLLSSFVDDLSNWYVRRSRRRFWQGDAAALRTLHEVVETVTRLMAPLTPFITERVWQDLIVPVTPGAPDSVHLTDWPEADASAGDPELSRQMVLVRRLVELGRATRAESGVKTRQPLSRALVAATGFDALSPELHAQITEELNVSSLASLAEVGGSLVDTTAKANFRALGKRFGKGVQAVARAVAETDAAALALALRGGEAPLEVDGETITLTPDEVFITETPREGWSVASEAGATVALDLEITPELRLAGLARDAIRLIQEARKNSGLDVADRIAVVWTSPLEETARALDEHSALIADEVLATSFAGTAPDDSYGPAFTDETLGLTFHLRKV; encoded by the coding sequence ATGACACCCCCGCAGTACCGCCCGGTACCCGCCCAGGTCGATCTGCCCGCGCTGGAGCACGCCGTGCTCGACTTCTGGCGCGAGAACAAGATCTTCGCCCAGAGCCTCGCCCGCTCCGAGGGCCGCCCGGAGTGGGTCTTCTACGAGGGCCCCCCGACCGCCAACGGCATGCCCGGCGCGCATCACATCGAGGCCCGCGTCTTCAAGGACGTCTTCCCCCGCTTCCGTACGATGCGCGGCTACCACGTCGCCCGGAAGGCCGGCTGGGACTGCCACGGTCTGCCCGTGGAGCTGGCCGTCGAGAAGGAGCTGGGCTTCTCCGGCAAGCAGGACATCGAGGCGTACGGCATCGCCGAGTTCAACGCCAAGTGCCGCGAGTCGGTGACCCGGCACACCGATGCCTTCGCCGAGCTGACCGAGCGCATGGGCTACTGGGTCGACCTCGACGACGCCTACTGGACGATGAAGCCGGAGTACATCGACTCCGTCTGGTGGTCGCTGAAGCAGATCTTCGACAAGGGCCTGCTGGTGCAGGACCACCGGGTGGCGCCCTGGTGCCCCCGCTGCGGCACGGGTCTCTCCGACCACGAGCTGGCGCAGGGGTACGAGACGGTCGTCGACCCCTCGGTCTATGTCCGCTTCCCGCTGACCTCCGGCCCGCTGGCGGGCGAGGCGGCGCTGCTGGTGTGGACGACGACCCCGTGGACCCTGGTCTCGAACACCGCCGTGGCCGCCAACCCGGACGTCACCTATGTCGTCGCGACCGACGGCACGGAGAAGGTCGTCGTCGCCGAACCGCTGCTGGCGAAGGCGCTCGGCGAGGGCTGGGAGGCGACCGGGCAGTCGTTCACCGGCGCCGAGATGGAGCGGTGGGCCTACCAGCGCCCCTTCGACCTGGTCGAGTTCCCGGCGCCCGCGCACTTCGTGGTCAACGCCGACTATGTGACCACCGAGGACGGTACGGGACTGGTCCACCAGTCCCCGGCCTTCGGCGAGGACGACCTCAAGGTCTGCCGCGCGTACGGACTGCCGGTGGTCAACCCGGTCCGCCCCGACGGCACCTTCGAGGAGGACCTGCCGCTGGTCGGCGGGGTCTTCTTCAAGAAGGCCGACGAGACGCTGACCGCGGACCTCGGCGCCCGCGGCCTGCTCTTCCGGCATCTGCCGTACGAGCACAGCTACCCGCACTGCTGGCGCTGTCACACCGCTCTCCTCTACTACGCCCAGCCGTCGTGGTACATCCGCACCACCGCGGTCAAGGACCGGCTGATCGAGGAGAACGAGAACACCAACTGGTTCCCGGACTCGGTCAAGCACGGCCGCTTCGGCGACTGGCTCAACAACAACATCGACTGGGCGCTCTCCCGTAACCGCTACTGGGGCACCCCGCTGCCGATCTGGCACTGCGAGGAGGGCCACCTGACCTGCGTCGGCTCGCGCGCCGAACTGTCGGAGCTGACCGGCGGCGACCAGTCGGAGCTGGACCCGCACCGCCCGTTCATCGACGACGTCACCTTCGACTGCCCGCAGTGCGCCGGTACGGCGACCCGGGTGCCCGAGGTCATCGACGCCTGGTACGACGCCGGTTCCATGCCGTTCGCGCAGTGGGGCTACCCGTACCACAACAAGGAACTCTTCGAGAAGCGCTACCCGGCGCAGTTCATCTCCGAGGCCATCGACCAGACCCGCGGCTGGTTCTACACCCTGATGGCGGTCGGCACCCTGGTCTTCGACAAGTCGTCGTACGAGAACGTGGTCTGCCTCGGCCATATCCTCGCCGAGGACGGCAGGAAGATGTCCAAGCACCTGGGCAACATCCTCCAGCCGATCCCGCTGATGGACCAGCACGGCGCCGACGCGGTCCGCTGGTTCATGGCCGCGGGCGGTTCGCCCTGGTCGGCCCGGCGGGTGGGGCACAGCACGATCCAGGAAGTGGTCCGCAAGACCCTCCTCACCTACTGGAACACCGTCGCCTTCCAGGCGCTCTACGCCCGGACCGCCGGCTGGGCCCCGTCCGCCGCCGACCCGGCCCCGGCCGACCGGCCGGTGCTGGACCGCTGGCTGCTCGGTGAGCTGAACACCCTGATCGAGCAGGTCACGGACGCGATGGAGGGGTATGACACCCAGCGTGCCGGGAAGCTGCTGTCGTCCTTCGTCGACGATCTGTCGAACTGGTACGTGCGCCGCTCCCGGCGCCGCTTCTGGCAGGGCGACGCGGCCGCGCTGCGCACTCTGCACGAGGTCGTCGAGACGGTGACCCGGCTGATGGCCCCCCTGACGCCGTTCATCACCGAGCGGGTCTGGCAGGACCTGATCGTCCCGGTCACCCCGGGCGCGCCCGATTCGGTGCATCTGACCGACTGGCCGGAGGCCGACGCCTCGGCCGGGGACCCGGAGCTGTCCCGGCAGATGGTGCTGGTGCGACGGCTGGTCGAGCTGGGCCGGGCGACCCGCGCGGAGTCCGGGGTCAAGACCCGGCAGCCGCTGTCGCGCGCCCTGGTGGCGGCGACCGGTTTCGACGCGCTCTCCCCCGAGCTGCACGCCCAGATCACCGAGGAGCTGAACGTCTCCTCGCTGGCGTCGCTCGCCGAGGTCGGCGGCTCGCTGGTCGACACCACCGCGAAGGCGAACTTCCGGGCGCTGGGCAAGCGGTTCGGCAAGGGAGTGCAGGCGGTGGCCCGGGCGGTCGCGGAGACCGACGCGGCCGCGCTGGCCCTGGCGCTGCGCGGGGGCGAGGCGCCGCTGGAGGTCGACGGCGAGACCATCACCCTGACCCCGGACGAGGTGTTCATCACCGAAACCCCGCGCGAGGGCTGGTCGGTGGCGTCGGAAGCGGGTGCCACGGTCGCCCTGGACCTGGAGATCACACCCGAGCTGCGGCTCGCAGGCCTGGCCCGGGACGCGATCCGGCTCATCCAGGAGGCCCGTAAGAACAGCGGTCTCGATGTCGCGGACCGGATCGCGGTGGTCTGGACGTCACCGCTGGAGGAGACGGCCCGGGCGCTGGACGAGCACTCCGCGCTGATCGCGGACGAGGTCCTGGCGACCTCCTTCGCCGGTACGGCGCCGGACGACTCGTACGGCCCCGCCTTCACCGACGAAACCCTCGGACTCACCTTCCACCTGCGCAAGGTCTGA
- a CDS encoding DivIVA domain-containing protein yields MPLTPEDVRNKQFTTVRLREGYDEDEVDAFLDEVEGELTRLLRENEDLRAKLAAATRAAAQNQQQGMRKGPGPEQQDVRQGGPVPAAISGPPVQQQQPPQMGPPQLPGGAPQLPAGPSHGGPNHGGPNHGGPMQGGPNHGGPMQGGPMQGGPMGGPGQMQGGPMGGPQMGGMQGGPNHGGPMQGGPMQGGPMGGPGQMQGGPMGHPQQMPGQGPGGDSAARVLSLAQQTADQAIAEARSEANKIVGEARSRAEGLERDARAKADALERDAQEKHRVAMGSLESARATLERKVEDLRGFEREYRTRLKSYLESQLRQLETQADDSLAPPRAPAAASLPPAPSMASAGAPSMGHSSHSMGGGPSMGSPMSGGPSYGGQQQMAPAMTQPMAPVRPQAPQPMQQAPSPMRGFLIDEDDN; encoded by the coding sequence ATGCCGCTGACCCCCGAGGACGTGCGGAACAAGCAGTTCACGACCGTCCGACTCCGGGAAGGCTATGACGAGGACGAGGTCGATGCCTTTCTCGACGAGGTCGAGGGCGAACTGACCCGCCTGCTCCGCGAGAACGAGGACCTGCGCGCCAAGCTGGCCGCGGCGACCCGTGCGGCGGCGCAGAACCAGCAGCAGGGCATGCGCAAGGGACCCGGGCCCGAGCAGCAGGACGTCCGGCAGGGGGGCCCGGTGCCCGCCGCCATATCCGGACCCCCGGTCCAGCAGCAGCAGCCCCCGCAGATGGGTCCCCCCCAGCTGCCCGGCGGTGCCCCGCAGTTGCCGGCCGGTCCCAGCCATGGTGGTCCCAACCACGGCGGTCCGAACCACGGCGGTCCCATGCAGGGTGGCCCGAACCACGGTGGTCCCATGCAGGGCGGCCCGATGCAGGGCGGTCCGATGGGCGGCCCCGGTCAGATGCAGGGCGGCCCCATGGGCGGCCCGCAGATGGGCGGGATGCAGGGCGGTCCGAACCACGGTGGTCCCATGCAGGGCGGCCCGATGCAGGGCGGTCCGATGGGCGGCCCCGGTCAGATGCAGGGCGGCCCCATGGGCCACCCGCAGCAGATGCCCGGTCAGGGACCCGGCGGCGACAGCGCCGCGCGGGTGCTCTCCCTGGCGCAGCAGACCGCCGACCAGGCGATCGCGGAGGCCCGTTCCGAGGCCAACAAGATCGTCGGTGAGGCTCGTTCGCGCGCCGAGGGCCTGGAGCGGGACGCCCGTGCCAAGGCGGACGCGTTGGAGCGGGACGCCCAGGAGAAGCACCGCGTCGCGATGGGCTCGCTGGAGTCGGCCCGGGCCACGCTGGAGCGGAAGGTCGAGGACCTGCGCGGCTTCGAGCGCGAGTACCGCACCCGTCTGAAGTCGTACCTGGAGAGCCAGCTGCGCCAGTTGGAGACCCAGGCCGACGACTCGCTCGCACCGCCGCGGGCCCCGGCTGCCGCCTCGCTGCCGCCGGCCCCCTCGATGGCCTCCGCCGGAGCGCCCTCGATGGGTCACTCCAGTCACTCCATGGGGGGCGGTCCTTCGATGGGCTCCCCGATGAGCGGCGGTCCGTCCTACGGCGGTCAGCAGCAGATGGCGCCCGCGATGACCCAGCCGATGGCCCCGGTCCGTCCGCAGGCTCCGCAGCCGATGCAGCAGGCGCCGTCGCCGATGCGCGGTTTCCTGATCGACGAGGACGACAACTGA
- a CDS encoding YggT family protein: MGVALQVVYIALVCFLVVLFFRLVMDYVFQFARSWQPGKVMVVLLEATYTVTDPPLKLLRRFIPPLRFGGVALDLSFFVLMIIVYILISLVGRFAG; encoded by the coding sequence ATGGGCGTAGCACTGCAGGTGGTTTACATCGCGTTGGTGTGCTTCCTGGTCGTGCTGTTCTTCCGGTTGGTCATGGACTACGTCTTCCAGTTCGCTCGTTCATGGCAACCCGGGAAGGTGATGGTGGTCCTCCTTGAGGCCACCTACACTGTCACCGATCCACCACTCAAGCTTCTTCGGCGGTTCATCCCGCCGTTGCGTTTCGGGGGCGTGGCACTCGACCTGTCCTTCTTCGTTCTGATGATCATCGTCTACATCCTGATCTCCCTCGTGGGACGTTTCGCGGGGTGA
- a CDS encoding cell division protein SepF: MAGAMRKMAVYLGLVEDDGYDGRGFDPDDDFEPEPEPEREHRRHQPPHQMEREEPVRVVQPPAPREPVAHIAPPLPAESGRPARIAPVASITPERPSLEKNAPVIMPKVVSEREPYRITTLHPRTYNEARTIGEHFREGTPVIMNLTEMDDTDAKRLVDFAAGLVFGLHGSIERVTQKVFLLSPANVDVTAEDKARIAEGGFFNQS; encoded by the coding sequence ATGGCCGGCGCGATGCGCAAGATGGCGGTCTACCTCGGCCTCGTGGAGGACGATGGGTACGACGGCCGGGGTTTCGACCCCGACGACGACTTCGAACCCGAGCCGGAGCCCGAGCGGGAGCACCGGCGGCACCAGCCCCCGCACCAGATGGAGCGCGAGGAGCCGGTGCGCGTAGTGCAACCTCCCGCGCCGCGCGAGCCGGTGGCGCACATCGCGCCTCCACTGCCCGCCGAGAGCGGGCGTCCGGCCCGTATCGCCCCCGTGGCGTCCATCACACCTGAACGTCCGAGCCTGGAGAAGAACGCACCGGTGATCATGCCCAAGGTCGTGTCCGAGCGGGAGCCGTACCGCATCACCACGTTGCACCCCCGGACCTACAACGAGGCCCGTACCATCGGGGAACACTTCCGTGAGGGCACTCCGGTGATCATGAATCTCACGGAGATGGACGACACCGACGCAAAGCGACTTGTCGACTTTGCCGCCGGTCTGGTCTTCGGCCTCCACGGGAGTATTGAACGGGTGACCCAGAAGGTCTTCCTCCTGTCTCCTGCTAACGTCGATGTCACGGCGGAGGACAAGGCCCGCATCGCAGAGGGCGGATTCTTCAACCAGAGCTGA
- a CDS encoding YggS family pyridoxal phosphate-dependent enzyme — MTDRRTELADNLAAVEERIAAACAAVGRERAEVTLIVVTKTYPASDVRILHELGVRQVAENRDQDAAPKAEACADLDLTWHFVGQLQTNKVRSVAQYADFVQSVDRVRLVTALSGAAERTGREIGCLIQVALDAGEGAARGERGGVSPGGIEELAAAVAAAPGLRLGGLMTVAPLAGPYAGRPREAFDRLMEFSSRLRAGHPAANMVSAGMSTDLEEAVAAGATHVRVGTAVLGVRPRLG; from the coding sequence ATGACGGATCGCCGGACCGAACTGGCCGACAATCTGGCGGCGGTGGAGGAACGTATCGCCGCCGCCTGCGCGGCCGTCGGACGCGAGCGCGCGGAAGTGACGCTGATCGTCGTCACCAAGACCTACCCCGCGAGCGATGTACGGATCCTGCACGAACTGGGCGTACGCCAGGTGGCGGAGAACCGGGATCAGGACGCCGCACCCAAGGCCGAGGCCTGCGCCGATCTCGACCTGACATGGCATTTCGTCGGACAGTTGCAGACCAATAAGGTCCGTTCCGTTGCGCAATATGCGGATTTTGTGCAGTCGGTGGACCGGGTAAGACTTGTCACAGCGCTGTCCGGAGCGGCGGAGCGGACCGGCCGGGAGATCGGCTGTCTGATCCAGGTCGCCCTCGACGCCGGTGAGGGCGCCGCCCGCGGGGAGCGCGGCGGCGTTTCGCCCGGCGGGATCGAGGAGTTGGCGGCGGCGGTGGCGGCGGCTCCGGGCCTCCGGCTCGGGGGGCTGATGACCGTCGCGCCGCTGGCCGGACCCTATGCCGGCCGGCCGCGGGAGGCCTTCGACCGGCTGATGGAATTCTCATCGCGCCTGCGCGCCGGGCATCCTGCTGCGAACATGGTGTCCGCGGGGATGAGTACGGACCTCGAAGAGGCCGTGGCCGCCGGAGCGACACATGTACGCGTCGGCACTGCGGTGCTCGGAGTCCGTCCCCGGCTCGGGTAA
- the pgeF gene encoding peptidoglycan editing factor PgeF, which yields MTVRHDAIDENGAHFAFTDRWGGVSAVPYEELNLGGAVGDDPEAVRTNRAIAATELGLDPGLVVWMNQVHGREVAVVEGPWAEGPVPSVDAVVTARRGLALAVLTADCVPVLLADPVAGVVGAAHAGRPGMVAGVVPAAVEAMVSLGARPERITARTGPAVCGRCYEVPEEMRAGIAAVEPAAFATTSRGTPAVDVAAGVHAQLARLGITDRQDAGVCTLESRDHFSYRRDRMTGRLAGYVWIERPDGPGRDGT from the coding sequence GTGACCGTGCGGCACGACGCGATAGACGAGAACGGCGCGCATTTCGCCTTCACCGACCGGTGGGGCGGGGTGAGCGCCGTTCCGTACGAGGAGCTGAATCTCGGCGGCGCGGTCGGCGACGACCCCGAGGCCGTACGGACCAACCGGGCGATCGCGGCGACGGAACTGGGCCTCGACCCCGGGCTGGTGGTCTGGATGAACCAGGTCCACGGCCGGGAGGTCGCCGTGGTCGAAGGACCCTGGGCGGAAGGCCCGGTTCCGTCGGTGGACGCGGTGGTGACCGCCCGGCGGGGGCTCGCCCTCGCCGTACTGACCGCCGACTGCGTACCGGTCCTGCTGGCCGATCCGGTCGCCGGGGTCGTCGGGGCGGCGCACGCGGGCCGCCCCGGCATGGTGGCCGGAGTCGTCCCCGCCGCGGTCGAGGCGATGGTCTCCCTCGGCGCCCGTCCCGAGCGGATCACCGCCAGGACCGGCCCCGCGGTCTGCGGGCGCTGTTACGAGGTGCCCGAGGAGATGCGGGCCGGGATCGCCGCGGTCGAACCCGCCGCCTTCGCCACCACGAGCCGGGGCACTCCCGCCGTGGACGTGGCCGCCGGAGTCCACGCGCAGCTGGCCCGCCTCGGGATCACGGACCGTCAGGACGCGGGTGTCTGCACCCTGGAGTCCCGAGACCACTTTTCCTACCGGCGGGACCGTATGACCGGTCGGCTCGCCGGATATGTCTGGATCGAGCGACCGGACGGGCCCGGGAGGGACGGAACATGA